A single Pedobacter sp. PACM 27299 DNA region contains:
- a CDS encoding homoserine kinase: MRESIKVFAPATVANVVCGYDVLGFAVNEPGDEVIMKLTGGSGITISKITGDDGRLPLDPKKNTVSASVQHYLNHIGKPDTGIEIELHKKMPIGSGLGSSSASTVAGLFAVNNLFDRLLTNKELVPFAMKGEELACGYGHADNVAPALLGGFVLIRSYEPLDIISLPHPEDLYAAIVYPEVDVPTKDARQMIRSKVLLKDAVTQWGNVAGLVSGLFLKDHDLIGRSMTDILVEPTRSILIPDFYKMRSLALKTGAIGFGISGSGPSVFALTKDEATANAITHKLQQHLKGIGINSLSFVSSVNQKGPVILD, from the coding sequence ATGAGAGAATCTATAAAAGTTTTTGCCCCGGCTACAGTAGCCAATGTGGTGTGTGGTTATGATGTTTTGGGTTTTGCCGTGAATGAACCCGGTGATGAGGTCATCATGAAATTGACAGGTGGTTCTGGAATTACCATTTCCAAAATCACTGGTGATGATGGGCGTTTGCCGCTTGATCCGAAGAAAAATACGGTAAGTGCAAGTGTGCAGCATTATTTAAACCATATCGGAAAACCGGATACCGGGATAGAAATTGAACTGCACAAGAAAATGCCGATTGGCAGTGGATTGGGTTCCAGCTCTGCCAGTACGGTAGCCGGATTGTTCGCGGTAAACAACTTATTTGATCGTTTATTGACCAATAAAGAATTGGTGCCTTTTGCGATGAAAGGCGAGGAACTGGCTTGCGGTTATGGCCATGCCGATAATGTAGCTCCGGCTTTATTAGGCGGTTTTGTGCTGATCAGAAGTTATGAGCCTTTAGACATCATCAGCTTGCCGCACCCTGAAGATTTATATGCGGCCATTGTATATCCGGAAGTGGATGTACCCACCAAAGATGCCCGACAAATGATCCGTTCCAAAGTATTATTGAAAGATGCCGTAACGCAATGGGGAAATGTAGCAGGTTTGGTGAGTGGTTTGTTTTTAAAAGACCATGACCTGATTGGGCGCAGTATGACGGATATTCTGGTAGAACCGACCCGTTCTATCCTGATTCCGGATTTCTACAAGATGAGGTCGCTGGCTTTAAAAACCGGGGCAATCGGATTTGGAATTTCTGGTTCTGGCCCATCTGTTTTTGCCTTAACAAAAGACGAAGCCACTGCAAACGCCATCACCCATAAACTACAGCAGCATTTAAAAGGAATTGGCATCAACAGTCTTTCTTTTGTATCCTCCGTAAATCAAAAAGGCCCTGTTATTTTAGATTAA